The sequence CGCCACTTCCGTGATCACAACATTCAAGTAATCTGGTTGCCCATTTGCTACAGCTTGTCCGCTTTTTGACAAAGGCAAACACAATGCCAGACAGATGAGTGCAATAGCTATATTCCGAAAACAAACCGCCATCCATCCTCCTCCTTTCGTTAGAAAAAAACCTTATTTATCCATTAGAATAACGAACTCCTATCTATCGGTCTTATTAAATACGGTTCCTTGCTCTCAGTTTCCGAACTTAGCTTTTTGGCCGCCAAAAAAGACAGTGGTTATTATGAGCCACCGTCTGATTGTGATACACTATGCTATATTAAAGAAGTTTACAGAAAAATCTATATTCAAAACAGACACAGACCCTATAAAAAAGTAGACAGAGCCAGAGGAGCTAAAAATAAAAAATAGAACGAATCATTACCGTTTTAGATGAAACAAAAATTGCAGAAAATTACTTCTAATAAGTTCTGCCTAGAACCCCCTTACCTCCCTTCCTTCATCTGAAATCTAAAATGGCATTGCCCTTCTTTTAAGACGTATTGGTCATGGACGACGTCAAAATTTTTATTGTAACCCTTCGCAATAGAGGGGTCGATCATTCTACAGTAGAGAATTCCATATTCCCCTGTCCCATCATCAGCCCACTGTTGTCCTAATGGACACTTTGTAAACGTCTGTTCAATTTCCTCTTTTTTATAGATACTTTCGAATTCAAATAGTTCACTACGTCCCATATCGTAATGGGATAAATAATTCTCCACTGTATTTTCGAATCCATTCGACCTAGCTCGTTGCGCGATTCCTTGTCCGCGTTTCTTACCAAATTGTTCAACCGCAGACATGATAACTGCCTCCCCTTTTTCCCCGTATTCATCAACAACTTGTTTCGCAATTTGTGCGAACATCTTGGCAAAGCGGGCAAACGGGGTTAGACTTGCATATTTTTCTTGTACCTCTAAAACTGGTGGAAGATACTCAAAGAAATGATGGTTTTGACCTTCTGAGGTTGCTTGTATAGCAATTAATTCAGCATCCTTCAAACCAAATGCTATTAACCCTTTTTTTATTAGGTCGTACCCTTCATCAGGATAAGCTTCTAATATAGCTACGTGCAGCTCATTAAACATTTTTGCTGTCATAATTTCCATTGATAAATTCTTCACCATAATCAACTCTCTTTTTATTCCTATTGATTTAATTGGGGTTAATTATATAATTAGTGAAAACAATTAGTCAAATGAATCTTTCAGCTTATTGGTATGAAGTGAACTACCCACCACTTATCACCCTTGCAGGTCGCTTGAAAGTGGGGGCTTCTTGGGTAATCGCCCCTTTTGGTAGCTGACGAAATGGACCAAGCGAACCCTCTTGTTCCAAGAGTTGATTTATTCATTAGGCAGTGGCTAATAAGCGAATTCCTTCTTTTTTGATGTTCAGCGCAGAGTTGTAGTCTCTATCAAGAGTTAGTCCACAAGTACATTGATACGTACGTGCGGATAAGGCCATTTCTTTTATGGAGCCACATTGGCTGCCGATTCCAAATATCGGATGCGGTTGGATTTATAATACTGATAATAAGAAAAGAGTAAAATAAAAAGACGTCAGGTGCTTGACACCTTAAGTTACAATAGCTTGGTTCCCTGCAAGGGGGATCGGCCGATGGTACGAATCATCCACCTGAGCCGCTAACTCAAAGGTGGATGATTTTTTGTGGTTGTGAAACGACAGCCATGCAACGATCAGAAGCCCGAACGTCAACATAAGTGTATTCCTTCAAATATGTTGATATAGGGAGAGTATGAAAAAATGATAAGATCCATAAAAAGGAAGACGGCTTCTTATAAATGAAAAATAAAAATACAAACGTTCATTAAATCTTCAGAAAGCGTTACCTAATTGCTTCATTTTTTCATATTAGACTAAATCTAAAGCAACTTAATCTGACATTCATGCAGAAGCATTATTCCAATAAATGTCGACAATACAGAAAGAAAAAACGTCATTGGAAGGAGAATTTGATTGAAGAGAATTTTGCTTATTGAGGATGATGCAGCGATAGCTCGATATTTGGAACTAGAGCTAAAACATGAAGGATTTGAATTAATTATAGAAAACGATGGAGAAGGCGGATTAGCTAAGGCGTTATCAGAAAAGTTTGACGTGATTCTTTTGGATGTGATGCTTCCTAAAATTAGTGGGATCGAAGTTCTACGCAGACTTCGGAAGTCGAAAGAAACCACCCCTGTTATATTACTTACTGCAAAGGGAGAGGTATCTGATAAAGTTACAGGGTTGGATAGTGGAGCGAATGATTATATGACAAAACCCTTTTATATAGAAGAATTACTTGCTCGTATTAGGGTAATCTTTCGCGAAAAAACGACAAACAATAGCCTTCATTGGGAAGAACTGACAATGAACCCTGATACGTATCAAGTAATCGTTAAGGGACAAGAATTGGGCCTTACTAAGAAGGAATATGAACTGCTTTATTATTTATTGGTAAATCGAAATATTGCATTATCACGCGAAAATATTATTGAGAATGTGTGGGGATATGAGTATTACGGCGATACAAATATTGTAGATGTGTTCATAAAGAATATCAGACGAAAGTTGGAAGATGTTATGGACGTTAGAATGATACAAACGATTAGAGGAATTGGATATGTCATTAAAGATAACTAATCTCTGGGAAAGGCTAAATAAACGCTTTAAATTTTCGATTGGATTAAAATCGATCTTAACAAATTTAGGGCTTTTCACTATTTTATTTACTGTGATCGGATTTGTACTTGTTTTTGCATTTTCAAGACTCCTAATTGCAGGGGCTTCCCTAACATTAGAAGACCATGAAAGAGTGATTAGGAGTATGGTTTCTAAAGCGGAAATCGATCAAATCGACTCCTATTCAGCTAATACGAATATAACCGTTTTGTTAGTTGAAAGCGAGCCAGTAAAGACAACAGGGATATCCAGTGACATTAATCGTATGAAGATTACAAACAAGTTTAACGTGGATCTAAATGGAAAGGGCGCTGTGATTACTATTTCAAAATCACTTGAACAAGAGTGGGAGATTGTTAGGTCGATTATATTTGTTCTCATATGTGTATTCATTATAATGGGCATTTTTATTTTAATTATTAGTGGTTGGACGATTAAAACGATGTTGCGTCCTATACAAGAAATGGTCAAATACATTAGAACAGGCAGTTTAAATGTAAGATTGGATATTAAAACATCTCATGATGAATTACGTGATTTGGCAGAAACGTTTAACGAGTTAATGGATAAAATATGGGACACCTATCGTCAACAAGACCGTTTTGTTTCCGATGCCTCCCATGAACTTCGAACACCGCTATTAGTCATTCAAGGATATGCTGATTTGTTAGAACGATGGGGAGGAGAAGATATTGCTATCCGGCAAGAAGCCATCTCTTCTATAAAAAAAGAGGCATCGTATATAAATAAATTGGTTGAAAGACTCCTGCTGCTAGCAAAGTCTGGACAACAAATGATGGAGGTAAGAACCATTCATTTGCCTGAATTGATTGAAGAAGTCATACGAGATTCAGTGGTGATGAATACAGGCCATACATTTATATTTGAAAAGAAACAGGAAGTTCTTGCAGATGGGGATTTTGCACTTATTAAGCAAGTCATCAGAATTGTGTTAGATAACAGTATAAAATATACACCTTCTTCGGGTACAATTTCTTTTAATTGTGAAGTCGAGGGAAAATATGCGTTGATTTCTATTCAAGACAATGGGATTGGCATTTCTAAAGAGGACTTGCCAAATATATTTGAACGATTCTATAAGGCAGATAAATCTCGCAGCAGAGTTTCCGGAAGTACAGGATTAGGTTTATCCATTGCTCAATATATTGTTCAAATGCATGGCGGTTTGATAAGTGCACATAGTGAAGGATTAGAAAAAGGATCGAAAGTACTAATTCGATTGCCTCTGAAAAGAATGGTAACATCGTGACATGTAGATATACGCAAATTAAACGATAGCTAGTGAGTAGCTTGCATGTATCAACTTATAAAGAGCATGGGGGTATAAAATGAATGGAATTAGAAAATGAACTTTTCACTAAAAAATCAAGACTACTATACCTAGATCATATAAAGGTATTTTTAATCTTATTAGTCGTAGCTCATCACGCGGGTCAAGCATATGGACCTATTGATGATTGGCCACTTGTAAGTTCAGAAAAATCAGCAATTTTAGGTCCTTTCTTTGATGTTAATGGCGCTTTCTTTATGGGGTTATTTTTTCTAATATCTGCTTATTTTATTCCTGCTTCCATCGATAAAAGAGGCGTTTACTCCTTTATAAAAAGTAGATTCATACGGTTAGGTATTCCTTTTATCGTTGTGGTCATTGTACTATTTGGCCCAATCACCTATTTTGTCGATGGAGTTAGTGGATCGTTCTGGGAATATATGATTTTTGATTATATTGGAACAGTTGATTTTGAAATTGGTCATCTTTGGTTTATCGCATTATTATTCTTTCTTTCTGTCTGCTACGCCCTAGTACGAGTTATAATGAAGATACCAAATCCTACAAAAAGCAGATCATTAGGACATAAACAATTATTTTTATTTTCAATATCATTAATAATTGCTAATACGTTTATTCGGATTTGGTTTCCTGTAGGAGAATGGGTGAATATTTCACCTTTTATGCCGGTAGAAGTTGGACGTTTGCCACAGTATATTAGTTTTTTTGCCTTTGGCATTCTTGCTTATCGTTCTAATTGGTTAGAAAACATTCCAATTAAAACAGGCGTGATCTGGTTCATAATAGGAATTATAGCAGCATCCATGCACTATCTAAATGTTTTAACAGGTTTACGGTCTGTCTATATATGGCTAGTTTTAGAAGGGTTTATTGGCGTTGGCTTGATAATAGGAATGCTAGTGTTTGGCAGG is a genomic window of Shouchella clausii containing:
- a CDS encoding L-2-amino-thiazoline-4-carboxylic acid hydrolase gives rise to the protein MVKNLSMEIMTAKMFNELHVAILEAYPDEGYDLIKKGLIAFGLKDAELIAIQATSEGQNHHFFEYLPPVLEVQEKYASLTPFARFAKMFAQIAKQVVDEYGEKGEAVIMSAVEQFGKKRGQGIAQRARSNGFENTVENYLSHYDMGRSELFEFESIYKKEEIEQTFTKCPLGQQWADDGTGEYGILYCRMIDPSIAKGYNKNFDVVHDQYVLKEGQCHFRFQMKEGR
- a CDS encoding response regulator transcription factor, coding for MKRILLIEDDAAIARYLELELKHEGFELIIENDGEGGLAKALSEKFDVILLDVMLPKISGIEVLRRLRKSKETTPVILLTAKGEVSDKVTGLDSGANDYMTKPFYIEELLARIRVIFREKTTNNSLHWEELTMNPDTYQVIVKGQELGLTKKEYELLYYLLVNRNIALSRENIIENVWGYEYYGDTNIVDVFIKNIRRKLEDVMDVRMIQTIRGIGYVIKDN
- a CDS encoding sensor histidine kinase, translated to MSLKITNLWERLNKRFKFSIGLKSILTNLGLFTILFTVIGFVLVFAFSRLLIAGASLTLEDHERVIRSMVSKAEIDQIDSYSANTNITVLLVESEPVKTTGISSDINRMKITNKFNVDLNGKGAVITISKSLEQEWEIVRSIIFVLICVFIIMGIFILIISGWTIKTMLRPIQEMVKYIRTGSLNVRLDIKTSHDELRDLAETFNELMDKIWDTYRQQDRFVSDASHELRTPLLVIQGYADLLERWGGEDIAIRQEAISSIKKEASYINKLVERLLLLAKSGQQMMEVRTIHLPELIEEVIRDSVVMNTGHTFIFEKKQEVLADGDFALIKQVIRIVLDNSIKYTPSSGTISFNCEVEGKYALISIQDNGIGISKEDLPNIFERFYKADKSRSRVSGSTGLGLSIAQYIVQMHGGLISAHSEGLEKGSKVLIRLPLKRMVTS
- a CDS encoding acyltransferase family protein, which produces MELENELFTKKSRLLYLDHIKVFLILLVVAHHAGQAYGPIDDWPLVSSEKSAILGPFFDVNGAFFMGLFFLISAYFIPASIDKRGVYSFIKSRFIRLGIPFIVVVIVLFGPITYFVDGVSGSFWEYMIFDYIGTVDFEIGHLWFIALLFFLSVCYALVRVIMKIPNPTKSRSLGHKQLFLFSISLIIANTFIRIWFPVGEWVNISPFMPVEVGRLPQYISFFAFGILAYRSNWLENIPIKTGVIWFIIGIIAASMHYLNVLTGLRSVYIWLVLEGFIGVGLIIGMLVFGREFANKRRKLLAFMAENAFAVYIIHIFVVYILQGAMEEIPSGALTKFFIVSILASLLSFLFSHLIRKIPTMKKVL